The window GTTGGCCGAGCCGGAGGTTTCGTCAAGCACCTCGACGGCGGCGACCGCCACGCCGAGTAGCTTGCTGAGTCGACGGGCGTCGATGCGGTGATCTTCAGCGCTCATCAAACGGCTCCTCGCCGAACCAGGGATAGAAGTCGGGCAGGTCGCCCGGTACGTTCAGCGCGAACGATGGCGGCCGTTTCTGTTTGAACGCTGCTACCCCTTCCTTGGCGTCGGCCATTGCGCCCAGGGCCAGCAATGCCTGGGACTCAAGCCTGTTGGCGCTCATCGGATGCGGCGAACCGAGCTGGCGCCACAGCATCTGTCGGGTCAGCGCGACCGACACCGCAGAGGTCTGCGCGGCGATCTCGGCGGCGAGTTGTTGAGCGCGGGCCAGCACCTGGTCGGCCGGTCGCAGCTCGCTGACCAGACCGCGGGCCAGCGCTTCCTGCGCGTCGAAGCGCCTGCCGGTCACCGCCCAGTCGACGGCGGTGGCGATGCCGACGATGCGGGGAAGAAACCAACTGGCACAGGATTCCGCGACGATGCCCCGGCGGGCGAAGGGCAGCGCGAATCGCGCCGAGTCCGCGGCGACGCGGATATCCATCGGCAAGATCATCGTCACGCCGATGCCCACGGCCGTGCCGTTGACCGCGGCGATTACCGGTTTGGTCGAGTTGAAGATCCGCAGCGCCAGCTCGCCGCCGGTATCGCGGTGCCCGCCCCGTAATGGCTTGAAACCAGCTGCGTCCGTGTCGAATCCGCCACCGCCGGTGCTCAAGTCGGTACCGTATGAGAAAGCCTCCCCGGCGCCGGTGACGATGATGACGCGCACGCACGGGTTTGCGTCAGCCTCAGCGAAGGCATCCAGCAGGCCGTCGAGCACGTTGTAGGTCACGGTGTTGTGTGACTGTGGCCGGTTGATCGTGAGGGTGAGGACTTTGTCCTCCAGTGAGCTGAGAAGGTCGGCCATTTTTTTCCTCTCATCCACCCATGGACAATCCGCCGTCGACGGTCAGGATCGAGCCGGTGATGTAGCCGGCCTCGTCGTCGAGCAGGAAGGCGACTGCGTGCGCCAGTTCGTCGGGATCGCCGCGGCGGCCCACGGGGATCATGCGCAGGATCGCCGCTTGCGTGCGCTGCGGCATCGACGCAGTCATGTCTGTTTCGAACACCCCCGGCACGACGCAGTTGACAGTGATACCGTCGCGTGCTGTCTCTCGTGCCAGAGAGCGGGTCAGGCCGTGCAATCCGGCCTTGGCGGCGCCGTAGGCGGCTTCCGTCGGACTGCCCATCACTGCGGTGACCGAGCTGATATTCACGATCCGGCCGAAATTGTGTTGGCGCATCACCGGTATGGCTGCCCGGCACAGGTGGAACGCCGCCGACAGATTGACCGCCACGGTACGGTCCCAGTCGCTTTGCGCCGTCTGCGTGCTGGGCCGCTCGATGAGCAGGCCGGCGTTGTTGACGAGCAGGTCGAGCCGTGCGTGCTTGCCGATGAGCCGATCGACGAGAGCGGCGCACGCGGCCGGATCACTGATGTCGGCTTTGACCGTCTCGGCGCCCGTGTGATCGTGAAAATCCTTGGCAGCGGCGTCATCTTCCCGATAGGCGGCGATCACCGTGGCGCCGGCCGCCGCGAGCCGTGCGCAGATGGCCGCCCCGATTCCGCGGGTGCCGCCGGTGACCAGGGCCACCCGTTTCGAACCAACCACGCCGTATAGTATAAAGAGTTATCTAATTGTTCAAACCCCCCCGGAGCATCATGAAGCGTGAGATCTTCGAGCCGGAGCACGACGAGTTCCGCGCCACGGCCAGATCATTCTTCGAAACCATCTGCGTCCCCCGCGCCGACGAGTGGGAGGCCCGTGGTTACTCCGATCGTGACGCGTGGATCGAAGCGGGCAAACTCGGTCTGCTCGGGTGGGAGATGCCCGAGAAGTACGGCGGCGCCGCGATCATCGACTTCCGGTTCAACGCGATCCTCAACGAGGAATTCTGGCTGACCGGAAGTGTGGGCCTCGGGCTGGGCGTGCAAAACGACATCACGTCCGGGTATTTCCGCGACCTGACCACCGATGAGCAAAAGCAGCGCTGGTTACCGGGTTTCGTATCGGGTGAGCTGATCACCGCGATCGCGATGTCGGAGCCCGGCATCGGCTCAGATTTGGCCCGGCTCAAGACGACCGCCAAGCGCGACGGCGACGAATACGTGGTGAACGGCGCGAAAACGTTCATCTCCAACGGATTGCTGGCCGACCTGGTGATCGTCGCGTGCCGCACCGATCCCGACGCCGAGAAGCCGCACAAGGGCATCAGCCTGCTCGTCGTCGAGGCGGGCATGTCCGGCTTCACCCGCGGCCGCAAACTCGACAAGATCGGCCAAAAGTCGGCTGACACAGCAGAACTGCACTTCGAGGATGTCCGGGTTCCGGTGTCCAACCGGCTCGGTGAGGAAAACCAGGGCTTTTACTACCTGATGCGTAACCTGCCGGCCGAACGGCTGGGCATCGCCATCCACGCGGTCGCGCAGGCGCGGCGAGCTGTCGAGCTCACCACCCGATACGCCCACGACCGCAACGCTTTCGGACAGCCGATCGGCACATTTCAGGTCAACCGTCATGCGCTGGCCCAGATGCACACCGAAATCGACGTGATGCAAACCTACGTCGACCGCTGCATTATGGCGGTCAATTCCGGTGAGCTGACCGCCGACGAGGCCGCCGGCGCCAAATGGTGGGCCACCGAGACGCAGTGGCGAATCATGGACCGTTGCCTGCAATTACACGGCGGCTACGGCTACATCAACGAGTACGAGATCGCGCGGCTGTGGCGCGATTCGCGGGTTCAGCGCATCTACGGCGGCACCAACGAGATCATGCTCGACATCGTCGGCAAGGGCCTGGGCTTCTGATCACCAGCGCGGCCCCGGGCGCCGGTGCGGATTCCCCGGTTCGTCCGATCACGCGCTCACACTGCGGTCTGCAGCTCGATCGTGGTCGCCCCGTCGCCCCCTGATCCCACCGATCCGCGGATGCCGGTAGGTACGCGGTCGAATGCTGTTGCCCGCTCACGTGCGCTGGACACCACCAGCTCGCCGTCGGCACTGTCGACTACCCATTCGGCGGCGTTCACGACGACACCCGCCCGCCCGGGAACCCCCAGTGCCAGCGCCGGTCCCAACATCACGAACGGAAGCACTTGGGGCGCAACGCCGGCGAGCCGGCTCACCGCATCGGGGCGCGCCCACACGATCTCGACCCCGGACAGCAGTTCAGCGATCGGTGGCTCAGCGGATTCCAGGGCGCTCAGCGTCTCGCCGCCAAGCCCGAAGATCGCTTTGACCGGCAGTCGCTGCAGGAACATCGACGTGCGCCGGGCATCGAAACTCCACACTTCTGCCGGCATGAAAATGGCGCCGATTCGGCGCAGCGCGCGCACCACCGGACTGGTCCACGGACCCTCGTGCTGACTGATCGTGATCAGCACCAGGTCGCCGGGACCAAGCCCGGCCGAGCGCAGCAACGCGTCCGCCCAGTCCACGTCGCGTCCGAATTCATCCCACCCGATCTCGAAGTCGCGGTATTCCTGGTCGACACGGAGCCGGCCGATCCCGACGATCGGCGAACGCGGAAGCGCTTGGGCCGCCGCCGTCATCGTGGCCCGACTCATGCCTTCACCACCCGCGAGAACTTGGCAACACTCGATGCTGTCGCCAGCAGGTCGTCGATCGGGCACAGCTCCACATCCACCGGCACGTCCA is drawn from Mycobacterium branderi and contains these coding sequences:
- a CDS encoding enoyl-CoA hydratase-related protein, whose product is MADLLSSLEDKVLTLTINRPQSHNTVTYNVLDGLLDAFAEADANPCVRVIIVTGAGEAFSYGTDLSTGGGGFDTDAAGFKPLRGGHRDTGGELALRIFNSTKPVIAAVNGTAVGIGVTMILPMDIRVAADSARFALPFARRGIVAESCASWFLPRIVGIATAVDWAVTGRRFDAQEALARGLVSELRPADQVLARAQQLAAEIAAQTSAVSVALTRQMLWRQLGSPHPMSANRLESQALLALGAMADAKEGVAAFKQKRPPSFALNVPGDLPDFYPWFGEEPFDER
- a CDS encoding SDR family oxidoreductase, which produces MVGSKRVALVTGGTRGIGAAICARLAAAGATVIAAYREDDAAAKDFHDHTGAETVKADISDPAACAALVDRLIGKHARLDLLVNNAGLLIERPSTQTAQSDWDRTVAVNLSAAFHLCRAAIPVMRQHNFGRIVNISSVTAVMGSPTEAAYGAAKAGLHGLTRSLARETARDGITVNCVVPGVFETDMTASMPQRTQAAILRMIPVGRRGDPDELAHAVAFLLDDEAGYITGSILTVDGGLSMGG
- a CDS encoding acyl-CoA dehydrogenase family protein, with the translated sequence MKREIFEPEHDEFRATARSFFETICVPRADEWEARGYSDRDAWIEAGKLGLLGWEMPEKYGGAAIIDFRFNAILNEEFWLTGSVGLGLGVQNDITSGYFRDLTTDEQKQRWLPGFVSGELITAIAMSEPGIGSDLARLKTTAKRDGDEYVVNGAKTFISNGLLADLVIVACRTDPDAEKPHKGISLLVVEAGMSGFTRGRKLDKIGQKSADTAELHFEDVRVPVSNRLGEENQGFYYLMRNLPAERLGIAIHAVAQARRAVELTTRYAHDRNAFGQPIGTFQVNRHALAQMHTEIDVMQTYVDRCIMAVNSGELTADEAAGAKWWATETQWRIMDRCLQLHGGYGYINEYEIARLWRDSRVQRIYGGTNEIMLDIVGKGLGF